ctCCGTCACACAGTCTGCtgcttgttttaatataaatataatctactAAGTAAAGGTGTAGAAATTGTGTCAAATTTACAACTAATTTGAGAGGTTATGAATAAACAACTGAACAAGTTCAATGGACATTCTAGGCTTTTGCACTCCgaattgaaatcaaaaatggGTAATTAAATGAGTAATCTTAAAAGAGATGAATGAGTGAGATACTAAcagtttaagatttttatttctcactAACATTACTACATTGACATTTACTTAGTGACaaaatacctaaataatacattaagctaccttaaacttaattttaattttatttcaataggtacactaacaaaacatatacaaacatgacatacaaaAACCAAGTGCACAACATTTATATggaaacattacaatatatttaattatttcaataaataaatagactgtacaatttacattacattaggTGAATTACACATTTATGTCATTGTCCCAGAAACCCCTGCTGATATGCGGTGATGGTGACTTTCGGGAATTGCTGCAGTCGCAAGTTGAAACACTACGTGAGCCTTTCTGGCCAACACCTTGGTGTGTTGAGGCGCGATTGCAGACCGTGCTGGCCTCGATATTGCGCTCGCGGCTCCTACCGCCGCTCACCACCACCAGGTCGGTGACCTTCAGACTGAGTGAGAACGCGCCCAGTGGTCGCGTCGTTCGTGACGAACGGAGTTGCTTGCAGACAGATCGTGCGGCTGCCGGACGGCGGTCAGGTGGCGCTCGACTGGGTCGAGGAGGAAGGGGCCAGGCCGTCGGACGAGGCCGCCCCTGTTGTAGTCGTTGTGCCGGGGTTGACTGGAGGGGCCCACGCCGACTACGTTCGCTGCGTGGCCGCAGCTGCGAAGGGCCTCGGCGCGCGCTGTGCTGTCTTTAACAACCGCGGACTTGGTGGATTGCAGCTCACGGTGAGTGAACGGCGGCCGCGCCCACGCACCTCCGACGTCACACAGCACACTCAACCGCCATCGCGTCCGCAGACCCCGAAGCTGTACTGCGCGCTGTCGCACGAAGACTTGGCAGTGGCGCTCGCGGCGGCGGAGGAGCGTGCGGGAGGCGGGCCATTGCTGGCCGTCGGTGTGTCGCTCGGCGGCCTCATTCTGGCGCACCATCTGGCTTCGCGCGGCGAGACCACTCGGGTGCGCGCCGCGCTCGTTCTGTCGTCGCCGCTGGACGTGGAGCGTGCGGCCGAGTGCCTCGCGAGGCCGGTCAACGCGCCGCTGTCTTGGCACATGGCGCGCTGCCTGCGTCGCACGCTGCGGGCGCACGGCGCGCTTGCCGGGCGCTGGACGGCGGCCGAGACGAGCCGTTCGGTGCGGGAGTTCGACGCTGCGTTCACGGCTCCACACTTCGGCTTCGCGTCGGTCGAACATTACTACCGCGAGGCCAATCTGCGTGACAAACTGGGACAGGTGCGGGTGCCGCTGCTGTGCGTGTGCGCAGCCGACGACCCGTTCCAGCCTCTTGCGGCGCTGCCGGCGCGCGAGGTGGGCGCGAGCGCTCGCGTGGCGTTGGCCGTCCCGTGGCGTGGGGGCCACATCGGCTTCCTGGAGCGCTGGTGGCCCTCGAGTGTCGCGCGCGACCACTTCCTGGCTCGGCTGACGCGCCAATACTTCGCCGCGCTGCTGGCCTCACCGCATCTGCTGCATTGTCCTGCTCCAGGACCCGCTTAGCATTTGATCTTAGACGCACATTCCGTTTTAACCAATCGATATCGCCGCGTGCCTTTCCGAGAGTTGTATAGAGACGAGGTTGTGATTCGTATGTTGTAGTTATCTTTgcaattgttaatatttatttgttacctGTCGTTGCATTGTGGAGCAAAGCTTTATTATACTTTTGGCCTTAGAAACCTGAATAAATAGAATTCAGGATTTCTAAACCGAACTGAATAATTAAGTTACCAACCTTCACTATTTTTTgcgatacatatttttattgatatgataagaaaaatatttacaattaaaacttattttctgTTGAAAGATTAGAGTATTTGGTGATGTCACAGCTGCAGACAGTCCTCGGTTGTCTTGGACACCTGCCATGTAGTTGTAAGCAAAGGGTTTAATACCAAATTACGTCCAAAGAGATAATAAACAGTATCTGTGATTAGAGTGACCGCCCAAAGCgcacattttaatgtattttttatataaattattgagaCAAACTATTgtgatttacttttattaggCACCCACTTGACTCGACTTATTGTCCCCCTATGCTCTCCTGTCTCCTTGTATAGAATAGTGGGCTCACAAGACAAAGCTCGTCTTTCCCATCAAGGAGCGCGAGGCCGGAACGTGGCCAGAAAGGCCTGCAGCAGCGTCTCCGCTCTCAGCCGCCGCTCGGCGTCCGGCTCGGCTCCGAGAGCCCCGCGGCCTTCCCGCGCCGCCCCGACCACTTCCCACGCCTCCCACTCGCCCCACGCCTCTTCGCCCTCGTCCTCGTCGCCGCTCCCCGAGAGCGAATCCGGCGGTCGGTAAGTTGCAAGTGCGTCCACTCGCTCGAGGCCGGGCCACATGTGCGCGTGCAGCGCGGCTCGCGCCCTGTCCGCTCCGCACTCATCGTCTGACTCAGGGTTGGGCGTCATGGGGACGAGTTCGAAGCGGCGGCGCAGACCCCAGGCGACCAGACCGTCGGTCTCAGGCCCCTCGAAGACAGCCAGGCGGACGTGCGGTCGTCCTCCTACGGCATCCGCAGCCGTCGCACGCCTCTCGGCCTCCTCCTCGC
This sequence is a window from Pieris rapae chromosome 20, ilPieRapa1.1, whole genome shotgun sequence. Protein-coding genes within it:
- the LOC110996048 gene encoding phospholipase ABHD3, whose protein sequence is MFRELFNLIDLRNEVLVCISLSVFYISYYLLEVVKKPLLICGDGDFRELLQSQVETLREPFWPTPWCVEARLQTVLASILRSRLLPPLTTTRQIVRLPDGGQVALDWVEEEGARPSDEAAPVVVVVPGLTGGAHADYVRCVAAAAKGLGARCAVFNNRGLGGLQLTTPKLYCALSHEDLAVALAAAEERAGGGPLLAVGVSLGGLILAHHLASRGETTRVRAALVLSSPLDVERAAECLARPVNAPLSWHMARCLRRTLRAHGALAGRWTAAETSRSVREFDAAFTAPHFGFASVEHYYREANLRDKLGQVRVPLLCVCAADDPFQPLAALPAREVGASARVALAVPWRGGHIGFLERWWPSSVARDHFLARLTRQYFAALLASPHLLHCPAPGPA
- the LOC110996049 gene encoding uncharacterized protein LOC110996049 is translated as MTENKCLPLLLISTSDFNCVEKFLADLVEENQPAKGIATNESRVWRIQNKYYRAQVHLLVWPDGVPSPPHIGGRFEAHVIYLRADEGEEEAERRATAADAVGGRPHVRLAVFEGPETDGLVAWGLRRRFELVPMTPNPESDDECGADRARAALHAHMWPGLERVDALATYRPPDSLSGSGDEDEGEEAWGEWEAWEVVGAAREGRGALGAEPDAERRLRAETLLQAFLATFRPRAP